In one Fundidesulfovibrio magnetotacticus genomic region, the following are encoded:
- a CDS encoding sulfotransferase domain-containing protein has product MAPYIQTNPDPAQRVYHVGYHKTATTWLQKHYFPTLADDLTRQGTALFSQEGLSGDFLFDAPETAARLAQLGLPAKAIICLRNQRTAVPSLYWTYVKCRGRLSYRNYMQTLVRNGKFRYATMVEAYFRAFGPENVLVLLYEDFQATPQAFLASILAFLNLDPERAKESPPFCVVNKSMSTLSKVAQFWLNRLTPPAPCDPDNACLRSPIKVVRGESLTLDDLGIHPDKQTAPPRAPNVLRATAQNILTRLEPLFATMEPLLRHGNHAASSQAIADAYAAENIRLQALTGLPLARHAYPGFDNREAP; this is encoded by the coding sequence ATGGCTCCCTACATACAGACCAATCCAGACCCAGCCCAGCGCGTCTACCACGTGGGCTACCACAAAACAGCCACCACTTGGCTCCAGAAGCACTACTTCCCCACACTGGCTGATGATCTTACCCGCCAGGGCACGGCCCTGTTTTCCCAGGAAGGCCTCTCCGGCGATTTCCTGTTCGACGCCCCGGAAACGGCAGCCCGACTCGCCCAACTCGGACTTCCCGCCAAGGCCATCATCTGCCTTCGCAACCAACGCACTGCGGTGCCTTCCCTCTATTGGACCTACGTCAAATGCAGGGGGCGTCTTTCCTACAGGAATTACATGCAGACCCTCGTGCGTAACGGCAAATTCCGCTACGCCACCATGGTGGAGGCCTACTTCCGGGCCTTCGGCCCCGAGAACGTGCTCGTGCTGCTTTATGAAGACTTTCAGGCAACACCTCAGGCTTTCCTTGCCTCCATTCTCGCATTCCTCAATCTTGATCCCGAACGCGCCAAGGAGTCCCCGCCCTTTTGCGTCGTCAACAAGTCCATGAGCACCCTCTCCAAGGTGGCGCAGTTCTGGCTCAACCGCCTCACCCCCCCCGCACCGTGCGATCCGGACAACGCATGCCTCCGCTCGCCGATCAAGGTCGTTCGCGGGGAGTCCCTCACCCTGGATGACCTAGGCATCCATCCCGACAAACAAACCGCCCCTCCGCGTGCGCCTAACGTCTTGCGGGCAACCGCGCAAAACATCCTAACCCGTCTGGAGCCGCTCTTCGCAACCATGGAGCCTCTCCTGAGGCACGGAAACCATGCCGCTTCCAGCCAGGCCATAGCCGATGCCTACGCTGCCGAGAACATACGCCTGCAAGCGCTGACCGGCCTCCCCCTGGCCCGCCACGCTTACCCAGGGTTCGATAACAGAGAGGCCCCATGA
- a CDS encoding class I SAM-dependent methyltransferase, with amino-acid sequence MHQPLLDRSNVLFDKSFTGGGPRHSRVQWDDANRQYLRFAEIYRSIPSHQCSILDIGCGNGEFLLFLNYMGFTGSYTGVDIHEPLLQEARATYPGYEFLHRDMLTQHIEQHDIVIMSGVFNLNIGQDMDFVKSFISKMYDLCKFKTIFNAISTHVNLQEETMYYIDPAEIMNFAIQTLSPKVELRHGYLPFNFTVAIEKSPVWCSLPRTNQADSQG; translated from the coding sequence ATGCACCAACCGCTGCTAGACCGTTCCAACGTGTTGTTCGACAAGTCCTTCACCGGAGGCGGCCCAAGACATTCTCGAGTCCAATGGGACGACGCGAACCGCCAATATCTCCGCTTCGCCGAAATCTACCGCAGCATTCCATCACATCAATGCTCGATTCTCGATATCGGATGCGGAAACGGTGAGTTTCTCCTCTTCCTCAACTACATGGGATTCACGGGAAGCTACACAGGCGTGGACATTCACGAGCCTCTTCTCCAGGAGGCGCGCGCGACATACCCTGGCTACGAGTTCCTCCACAGGGACATGCTCACGCAGCACATAGAACAGCATGATATCGTCATCATGAGCGGCGTATTCAATTTGAACATCGGACAGGACATGGACTTCGTGAAGTCTTTCATCTCCAAAATGTACGACTTGTGCAAGTTCAAAACCATCTTTAACGCCATCTCAACGCACGTCAATCTCCAGGAGGAAACAATGTACTACATTGATCCTGCCGAGATCATGAACTTCGCCATCCAGACGCTCTCGCCGAAAGTGGAACTCCGTCACGGATACCTCCCGTTCAACTTCACCGTCGCCATCGAGAAAAGTCCGGTCTGGTGCTCTCTGCCGCGGACAAACCAAGCCGACAGCCAAGGCTGA